ATTGGAGGTTTTCATGGCAAATAGCGTTAGTTTTATATTCGATCAGGGTAATATAATGCTAAATATCAAATAAAACGCAAAAATTCATCTAATTTTTGATCTGAAAACCCCATAAACTGGCTGTACGTTTGAGCGTTGAGGTGGGGGAGTATTTATGGTGTTTTTCTACTTAAAGATCAATATTTGTTGCCAAAATAGGTAGTTATGGCGATCTGATTGCGGTTGTATACATCATCTTGTTTCAGCAACCGCACAGGATACAAAGAGTGTTCACAAAAAAAAGCAGCACGAGGATGTTTATCAATTAATCTTGAATGGCTAGATATTAAATGCCTCTGAAAATTATTGTTAAGTTAGGTGAAATATATAAATCTTGACAACGATGTCAAAATTTTAGGCGTTTAATTAAGTTTTATTACTGAAAATTCTCCAAAACAGCAGGTTTTTTTATACAAAATTTGTCTGTGCAGATAAACCATAAATTAATTTATTCAGACTTTACGATTACTTCATCAGTAAAGGCTTGTATTAATAGGCAAAAATTTGATATTTATTTTTGAGGATAGCTAGGATAAATATGAATTGTAAAATTCCTTTTGTAGACCTGAATTTACAACACCAGCCGATTCAACATCAATTACAACAAGCAATACAGGCTGTATTGACACAAGGAGATTTCATTTTAGGGAAAGCACTGTCAGATTTTGAAGCTGCTTTTGCCGCCGCATCTGGCACAGAATATGGTATAGGTGTGGCATCAGGAACAGATGCGATCGCTCTTGGATTACAAGCGTGTAATATTGGTGCTGGTGATCAAGTGATTTTACCAGCTAACACCTTTGTAGCCACATTGATTGGAGTTTTACGGGCTGGAGCCAAGCCTGTTCTGGTAGACTGTGATCCGCAAACAGCTTTAATTGACCTAGAAGCAGCCGCCAAAGCAATTACACCACAGACAAAAGCGATTATTCCCGTACATCTCTATGGACAAATGGTATCACCCCAACAGCTATTAGAGATAGCGGATACTTATAAACTGCTGATTTTTGAAGATGCAGCCCAGGCACATTTAGCCCAAAGAGACGGATATCGCGCTGGTTCGGTGGGGATAGCTGCGGCTTTTAGTTTCTATCCCAGCAAAAATTTAGGAGCATTTGGGGATGGCGGGATGCTGCTAACGCGAGATTCAGATGTAGCGCAGAAAATGAAGCGCTTGCGAAATTATGGCGCATCCCAAAAGTATTTTCATGTAGAATCAGGAACTAACAGTCGTTTGGATACATTGCAAGCAGCAGTGTTATTAGAAAAACTACCACATTTGCCGCAATGGAATGGCGATCGCCTAAAAATCGCCCAGCAATATGATCTGGAACTAGCACCCCTAGCAGATGCTGGCATTATTCCTCTGCAAAACCACAGTAGCACCGGACACGTTTATCACCTTTATGTGATCAAAATTGATGATTCTTGTCCCCTAGAACGCCAGCAAATCCAAGACAAACTCACAGCACTGGGAATTCAAACCGGCATTCACTACCCAATTCCTTGCCATCTACAACCAGCCTTCACCGACTTAGGCTATAAAAAAGGAGACTTTCCCCAAGCAGAAAAGCTCACAAATCAAATATTATCCTTACCCATGTACCCAGGTTTGAACAATAACCAAATCAAAGCAGTCGTAGCAGGTATTACATCTGCTCTTAGTGATCAAGCCCAAAAGTTAATATGTATTTAATTTACCAGCTTTAATTCCGTAGTTCAGTCATCCATAGCCAAACAACTGATTTCAGTTCGTGGGATAAATTTGTGGATTGTGAGTTGTTAATTTTAAATTGTTTGAAATCATGGCACTTCAGCAACAGCTAAAACAAAGAAACACGGGACAATTGCTCAACATAGCAATTTTCGGCTTTTTGCTCCTACTCTATGCCCCACTCTTGCTACACTGGGTGGATGGTTGGCTAAACAAAAGCATTAGTATCGAACACGAATACTTTAGCCACGGTATTATTGGTCTGCCATTTGCTGCTTACCTAATTTGGTTAAACCGCAAAAAGTGGCATCGACTGCAAGATACAGCCCATCCTTTAGGTGCAGTTTTGCTCTCCATCGGGGGAGTATTTTATCTGAGTGGTATTCCAGAGTGGGTGAATCTTTCCCTACCGACAATACTGACAGGATTGTGCTTCTGGTTCAAAGGCTTACCAGGCTTTCGACTGCAAGCATTTGCTTTGCTGCTGATATTTTTAGCCACCCCAACCGCCTTACCCTACCTCGTCGTTCCCTACACCTTACCTCTCCAAAGCTTCATTGCCGGGACAGCAGGCTTCATCCTCAATCAAATGGGAATGGAAGTAGTAGTTGATCAAATCAACATATACGTCAATGGCAGAATTGTCGAAGTTGCCCCCTATTGTGCCGGGCTAAAAATGTTGTTTACGACTTTCTACGTCAGTTTGATGCTGCTTTATTGGACTGGTGCATTATCTTCACGCCGCACTACCACTTGGTTTTTATCTTCTGCCCTAGTCATCAGCATTATTGCCAACATTATTCGTAACACTGTACTCAGCTTCTTTCACGGCACAGGTCGCGAGGCAGCTTTTAAATGGCTACATGACAGTTGGGGTGGAGACCTTTACTCAGCTGGTATGCTGCTGCTATTAGTACCATTGCTCAATTGGATGAATAACTATTTCTCCACAGATTCAGAACTTCCGGAAGAAACGGAAAATGCCAGATAAGGAAATAAACAAAGGGGAAAGACTGGTCAATCAATTTTGGATTTACGTTAGCGAAGCGCACGCAGCGCAGCGAGTATTTTGGATTAATTCCGCCCTGAAGGGGCGGGACTTGTACCGAAAATTCCCAATCCAAAATCTAAAATCCAAAATCTAAAATTTTTCGGTCAAAATGTCCCTTCTACTACCCCTACTTCACCCAGAAATTTGATCATGAAATTTTTGGATCACTTTTAAAGTAAGATTTGGCGTAACTATGGCAATTTTTACTGATGAATCCCTTATCTAAGTTTTTCAAAGAAAAGCCAGCAACTCATGTAGCAGTGCTGTTGTTGTTATTACTGCTGTTAGTCATCGGAGGACTTCCCGGATATCTGACAGGACGATGGCAATGGAAACAACCACCACCTGTTCCCAACCTGACAGCATTGAGGGAGATACGTAAAACCGGGATCACCCTTCCTGATTGGCAAACTGTCGAACAAGCTGAACAATTCGTAGGTACAAGTAGATGGTCATTGCAGATTCTCAAACAAGAAAGCACTCAAAAGCAGGCCATATTACTTTTGCATCCGCAAAACGGTCCAATGGATCAACCAGAGGTAGAATGGACTGATATTAATAGCTGGGGAAAAACTCGCTGGAAACGATGGGATATCGCTCAATATCGCTCTGCGGAATTTACTGTCAACCGACCCCCAAAATCAGGATCAAATACTCAAACGAAGGTAGAAGCAAGATTTTTTCGCGTCTCTACCCCACAGGACACTTTCGCTGTTTTGCAATGGTATGCTACCCCCAATGGTGGACATCCCTCACCTGTGCGCTGGTTTCTGGCTGATCAACTGGCACAATGGCATAAAGATCGCGTTCCTTGGGTTAGTGTAAGCATAATGATTCCGATGGAACCTTTTGGCCAAGTGGAAACTACTTGGGCTTTAGCTGAGTCTATTGGTAAAACAGTACAAGCGACATTGATGGCAAGTCCTTTCTAAAAAAATCACGAGTGCGTTGGTTTGTGCAGAAATAATAAAGTACAAAATTATCAACGAAACTATACTGTTAAAGATTTAAGATATCTTCAGAGTAAAATCATCAATCGGTGGGACTTACTTTGACCTCAGTTTTACCATAATTCCATTTTTGATATGCGTGCATTATTCAGCGCCCTATATTTTGTTAGTCTTGAAGTCGGCATTTTGTTGACAGCGGCTGTCCAACCTGTTGTTGCCCAAACTTTATCAAATCCAGGGCAATCCACAGGGCAATTACCCATCCTCCCATCTGGTGCTGTTGATGTCCCACAACTCTTACAACCACCATCGCCTCCACCCAGTGCTGAGGGTTTTAATGACGAGGTTTCTT
This is a stretch of genomic DNA from Nodularia sp. LEGE 06071. It encodes these proteins:
- a CDS encoding DegT/DnrJ/EryC1/StrS family aminotransferase; this translates as MNCKIPFVDLNLQHQPIQHQLQQAIQAVLTQGDFILGKALSDFEAAFAAASGTEYGIGVASGTDAIALGLQACNIGAGDQVILPANTFVATLIGVLRAGAKPVLVDCDPQTALIDLEAAAKAITPQTKAIIPVHLYGQMVSPQQLLEIADTYKLLIFEDAAQAHLAQRDGYRAGSVGIAAAFSFYPSKNLGAFGDGGMLLTRDSDVAQKMKRLRNYGASQKYFHVESGTNSRLDTLQAAVLLEKLPHLPQWNGDRLKIAQQYDLELAPLADAGIIPLQNHSSTGHVYHLYVIKIDDSCPLERQQIQDKLTALGIQTGIHYPIPCHLQPAFTDLGYKKGDFPQAEKLTNQILSLPMYPGLNNNQIKAVVAGITSALSDQAQKLICI
- a CDS encoding cyanoexosortase B system-associated protein, with product MNPLSKFFKEKPATHVAVLLLLLLLLVIGGLPGYLTGRWQWKQPPPVPNLTALREIRKTGITLPDWQTVEQAEQFVGTSRWSLQILKQESTQKQAILLLHPQNGPMDQPEVEWTDINSWGKTRWKRWDIAQYRSAEFTVNRPPKSGSNTQTKVEARFFRVSTPQDTFAVLQWYATPNGGHPSPVRWFLADQLAQWHKDRVPWVSVSIMIPMEPFGQVETTWALAESIGKTVQATLMASPF
- the crtB gene encoding cyanoexosortase B, with the translated sequence MALQQQLKQRNTGQLLNIAIFGFLLLLYAPLLLHWVDGWLNKSISIEHEYFSHGIIGLPFAAYLIWLNRKKWHRLQDTAHPLGAVLLSIGGVFYLSGIPEWVNLSLPTILTGLCFWFKGLPGFRLQAFALLLIFLATPTALPYLVVPYTLPLQSFIAGTAGFILNQMGMEVVVDQINIYVNGRIVEVAPYCAGLKMLFTTFYVSLMLLYWTGALSSRRTTTWFLSSALVISIIANIIRNTVLSFFHGTGREAAFKWLHDSWGGDLYSAGMLLLLVPLLNWMNNYFSTDSELPEETENAR